One Sphingomonas sp. SUN039 genomic window carries:
- a CDS encoding TIGR03032 family protein, with product MGLRSARTAAASRWRRKYQLQWLDSALPPGHATDTGYDALDMPHIAGTAGDLDAQDTVFGPPLRPIFVDSLFGCIRRPAMVTASNRRSGRLTTS from the coding sequence ATGGGCCTGCGGTCAGCCCGAACGGCTGCCGCTTCGCGCTGGCGACGCAAGTATCAGCTCCAGTGGCTCGACAGTGCCCTGCCGCCGGGTCACGCGACCGATACCGGCTACGATGCGCTCGATATGCCGCATATCGCGGGGACTGCGGGCGATCTCGATGCCCAAGACACCGTCTTCGGCCCGCCACTGCGGCCGATCTTCGTCGATAGTCTGTTCGGCTGCATCCGGCGGCCGGCGATGGTCACAGCTTCAAACCGCCGTAGCGGCCGCCTTACGACGTCGTAA
- a CDS encoding phage tail protein, which translates to MSQPYVGEIRLFGGNFAPAGWGFCDGSLQAISEQETLFQLIGTTYGGDGQNTFALPDLRGRVPVHQGTLAGGSSYTIGQFAGVESVTVTTNQLPSHSHGMAATASGQQASPQGAFFATVSSTQAGANAYDVSPVSTPLVAASLLPFVGGAQPHNNIQPTLFVNYIIAFFGIFPSPN; encoded by the coding sequence ATGTCGCAACCCTATGTCGGCGAGATTCGCCTGTTCGGCGGCAATTTTGCCCCCGCTGGTTGGGGGTTCTGCGACGGATCGCTTCAGGCGATTTCGGAGCAGGAAACACTGTTCCAGTTGATCGGCACGACATATGGCGGCGACGGGCAAAACACCTTTGCGCTCCCCGATTTGCGCGGGCGCGTGCCGGTGCATCAGGGCACTTTGGCCGGGGGCAGTAGCTATACGATCGGCCAGTTCGCCGGTGTCGAGTCCGTTACGGTGACGACGAACCAATTACCGTCGCACTCGCACGGCATGGCGGCGACCGCTTCGGGGCAGCAGGCCTCTCCGCAAGGTGCTTTTTTCGCCACCGTATCGAGTACACAGGCCGGAGCGAATGCCTATGACGTCTCGCCGGTATCGACGCCGCTGGTAGCCGCCAGCCTGCTGCCCTTTGTCGGCGGCGCCCAGCCGCATAACAACATACAGCCGACGCTGTTCGTCAATTACATCATTGCGTTCTTCGGCATTTTTCCGTCGCCGAACTGA
- a CDS encoding S-layer family protein, which translates to MTATVMSVGDVAIIGANTEDTGAPLKDLISFILLKPIGSGTVIYFTDRAWNGTVFAAPGGGDGTFTYTAGADLPAGTVITITQTQLTAAGINLSEAGDTIYAYQGTTADAPTRFLHAVDIGDGVTGFPAGALTNTGLVDGTSAVAFGSGGNNAGIGDIDNAEFGGRTHNIQAADLFARINTASSWTQNSNSPQDGTADGTPASTAPDAQLWIAGSGAGSAIVTINLDGTYNAGSLGYQIVQAFQNQNATATFHPSDITLDTVEDKFFFVDSDAGGHNRIIQGSISQLLSSPGAAMTFTVLYSNAGSNANGIIDSLSVDTVNNKIYFDVGLTANGGSTINRINYNTANQAPTVLATLGTGQYVTQMAIDYTRGEVFVAVSQITSGFGSDFIDNNYIYRATAAGGTAAGLAAAATLTFATLPFSPNDTVLTGEGGPLAGNAFPVERGNVKGLDVDPVTHALVIVTGSVILDNDGNGLTTYNGGIYRYALDSNPTGTYTTLYQQTGTPGAAGTGPRGLLYYVEVDAATGKYYVVDTTALNSANDDASVWSGSLTVPGTPTFLATVANFNGLSGLGLEIAHAPTLTGTNLAPTITETAGNPSADPTAVAIANAFTATDSDSSNSPTDQLAGAQVRISSGFQSGAGHQDVLSATGLPGGITASYNATTGVLTLSGISTFANYQTALGLVRFTVQGDNPTNFGANTTRTFSISTFDGALYSDEVTASVTVVGVNDNPVNTTGGTLTLNEDASATAFTGISIADVDADPATALMTVQFTVGRGIITLNTGVAGGVGAGQITAGANGTTTITVTATLNAINATLANATGLTYTPTANVNGADALTILTSDAGATGTGGTLTDSDNKAISVTAVNDAPVASGSATMTTILEDATPAGQTVSALFGGNFSDATDQVTGGSSANALAGIAITSNAASANGAWQYFNGAIWVNITTGVTAATAATISAATLIRFLPTTNFNGAAPVLTATLVDDSGGALTNNASVNAATTGGTTRFSSASVALSQAVTAVNDAPTSTLLQGDSVTTTEPAGLGSIMSGVNIDSGGNMTFADVDNANFSGGSLRFAITAGKDATQDQLLIDTTGIVTIAGGVVSVSGTAIGTVSGGGAGGNDLVIALNANATPALLQSVVRFVFFGSSGGDNPTAGARTITTTLNDGSGTANGGNDTLVITSTVTVVAVDDAPTAVADSYSTNENAVLNVNAASGVLSNDTDPDGGTKTVASINGSVVNVGIPVTLASGAKVTLNADGSLSYDPNGQFNYLVSAATAAATGALNASATDSFTYAANGGSSATVTVTINGVDGAGSELRGDGGNNTINGTALDDYFNLSQGGNDTANGGTGNDAFFFGAAFTAADTVDGGAGTNDQIGLQGNYSGGLTLGATTMTNIEALAVQPGFSYSIVSNDGNVAAGQTLSVFGGGLLAGNNFTFNGSAETDGQFRMYGGLGNDNFTGGALDDGFYFGPGKWDNVNDTVVGGGGTNDQLALDGNYTLSIGANAGVETLALLAGPVATPNTFNITLLDVWTGAAATKTVWGAQVTTALTINGSAETNGNLVFFGGSASDTLTGGSGADTISGGGGGDALTGGAGADTFRYDSITDSNGSTNATRDRILGFTSGSDKIDLSRIDAINGGADDAFSFIGSSAFSNVAGQLRYTDAGGGIYIVEGDVNGDGIADFTVSVTTTPAAPPVATDFIL; encoded by the coding sequence ATGACAGCCACTGTGATGAGTGTCGGTGACGTCGCGATTATTGGCGCGAATACCGAAGATACCGGTGCTCCGCTGAAGGATCTGATCAGCTTCATCCTGCTGAAACCCATTGGTAGCGGTACGGTCATCTATTTTACAGACCGCGCGTGGAACGGCACCGTTTTTGCGGCGCCCGGCGGCGGCGACGGTACGTTCACTTATACGGCCGGGGCCGATCTGCCTGCCGGAACAGTCATTACGATCACGCAGACGCAGCTGACGGCGGCAGGGATCAACCTGTCCGAAGCGGGCGACACCATCTATGCCTATCAGGGCACGACGGCCGATGCGCCGACGCGTTTTCTCCACGCCGTCGATATCGGTGACGGCGTTACCGGTTTTCCCGCAGGTGCGTTGACCAACACCGGCCTCGTCGACGGCACGTCCGCAGTGGCGTTCGGCAGCGGCGGCAACAACGCGGGGATCGGCGACATCGACAATGCCGAATTCGGCGGCCGCACGCACAATATTCAGGCGGCCGACCTGTTCGCCCGCATCAACACCGCATCGTCGTGGACACAGAACAGCAACAGCCCGCAGGACGGCACGGCGGACGGAACGCCGGCATCGACTGCGCCCGATGCCCAGCTGTGGATCGCGGGTTCGGGCGCCGGCAGCGCCATTGTCACGATTAACCTCGACGGAACGTACAACGCGGGTTCGCTCGGCTACCAGATCGTACAGGCGTTCCAGAACCAGAACGCAACCGCGACCTTCCACCCCAGCGACATCACGCTCGACACGGTCGAGGACAAATTCTTCTTTGTCGATTCGGATGCCGGTGGCCACAATCGCATCATTCAGGGCAGCATCAGCCAGCTGCTGTCCAGCCCCGGTGCGGCGATGACGTTCACGGTGCTTTATTCGAACGCGGGATCGAACGCGAACGGGATTATCGATTCGCTGTCGGTCGATACGGTCAATAACAAAATCTATTTCGATGTCGGCCTTACGGCGAACGGCGGGTCGACGATCAACCGGATCAACTACAACACCGCCAACCAAGCGCCGACCGTGCTCGCGACGCTGGGCACCGGCCAATATGTCACGCAGATGGCGATCGATTACACGCGCGGCGAGGTGTTCGTGGCGGTCAGCCAGATCACGTCGGGATTCGGGTCCGATTTCATCGATAACAACTACATTTATCGCGCGACGGCGGCTGGCGGGACGGCGGCGGGGCTGGCAGCTGCGGCCACGCTGACCTTTGCGACGCTGCCGTTCAGCCCGAACGATACTGTTCTGACCGGGGAAGGCGGGCCACTGGCCGGCAATGCGTTCCCGGTCGAGCGCGGGAATGTAAAGGGGCTGGATGTCGATCCGGTCACCCATGCACTGGTGATCGTGACGGGGTCGGTCATTCTCGACAATGACGGCAACGGCCTGACGACCTACAACGGCGGGATCTACCGCTACGCGCTCGACAGCAATCCGACCGGCACGTACACGACGCTGTACCAGCAGACAGGCACGCCGGGCGCGGCAGGAACGGGGCCGCGCGGGCTGCTCTATTATGTCGAAGTCGATGCCGCGACCGGCAAATATTATGTCGTCGATACCACCGCGCTGAATTCGGCGAACGACGATGCCAGCGTCTGGTCGGGCAGCCTGACCGTACCGGGCACGCCGACCTTCCTGGCCACCGTCGCCAATTTCAACGGCCTTAGCGGTCTCGGTTTGGAGATCGCGCATGCGCCGACGCTGACGGGGACCAATCTGGCTCCGACGATCACCGAGACGGCGGGCAATCCCTCCGCCGATCCTACGGCGGTTGCGATCGCGAACGCGTTCACCGCGACAGACAGCGACAGCTCCAACTCGCCGACCGACCAGCTTGCGGGCGCGCAGGTGCGTATTTCGTCTGGCTTCCAGTCGGGCGCGGGGCATCAGGACGTGTTGAGTGCCACCGGTCTGCCTGGCGGCATCACCGCGAGCTACAATGCCACCACGGGCGTCCTGACGCTGAGCGGCATTTCGACCTTTGCCAACTACCAGACGGCGCTCGGGCTGGTCCGCTTTACCGTGCAGGGCGACAATCCGACCAACTTCGGCGCGAACACGACGCGGACGTTCTCGATCTCGACGTTCGACGGGGCGTTGTATTCGGACGAAGTCACCGCGTCGGTCACCGTCGTCGGGGTCAACGACAATCCGGTTAACACCACCGGCGGCACGCTGACGCTTAACGAGGATGCGAGCGCCACCGCCTTCACCGGCATTTCGATCGCCGATGTCGATGCCGATCCGGCCACCGCGCTGATGACGGTCCAGTTCACCGTCGGGCGCGGCATCATCACGCTCAACACTGGCGTTGCAGGCGGCGTGGGAGCGGGGCAGATCACGGCCGGCGCGAACGGCACCACGACGATCACCGTCACCGCGACGCTCAACGCGATCAACGCGACGCTCGCGAATGCCACCGGCCTGACCTACACACCGACCGCGAACGTCAACGGTGCCGATGCGCTGACAATCCTGACGAGCGATGCCGGTGCGACCGGCACCGGCGGGACGCTGACCGACAGCGATAACAAGGCGATCAGCGTGACCGCCGTCAACGATGCACCGGTCGCGAGCGGTTCGGCGACGATGACCACGATTCTCGAGGATGCGACGCCTGCGGGGCAAACCGTTTCGGCGCTCTTCGGCGGCAACTTCTCGGATGCGACCGACCAGGTTACCGGCGGTTCGTCGGCGAACGCGCTTGCCGGCATCGCGATTACGTCGAACGCCGCGAGCGCCAACGGAGCCTGGCAGTATTTCAACGGCGCGATCTGGGTAAACATTACCACAGGCGTGACGGCGGCTACTGCCGCCACCATTTCGGCAGCCACGCTGATCCGGTTTCTGCCGACGACGAATTTCAACGGCGCGGCACCCGTGTTGACTGCAACTCTTGTCGACGATTCGGGCGGCGCGCTGACCAACAATGCCAGCGTGAATGCGGCGACAACGGGCGGGACGACGCGCTTCTCGTCCGCGTCGGTTGCACTCAGTCAGGCTGTGACGGCGGTCAACGACGCGCCGACCTCGACTTTGCTGCAGGGCGACAGCGTGACGACGACCGAGCCTGCGGGTTTGGGGTCGATCATGTCCGGCGTCAACATCGATTCGGGCGGGAACATGACCTTCGCCGATGTCGACAACGCCAATTTCAGCGGCGGCTCGCTGCGTTTCGCGATCACCGCAGGCAAGGACGCGACGCAAGACCAGCTGCTCATCGATACGACCGGCATCGTGACGATTGCGGGCGGTGTCGTTTCAGTCAGCGGTACGGCCATCGGCACCGTTTCCGGCGGCGGCGCGGGCGGCAACGACCTCGTTATCGCGCTCAACGCCAATGCGACCCCTGCGCTGCTCCAGAGCGTCGTTCGCTTCGTGTTCTTCGGCAGTTCGGGCGGCGACAACCCGACGGCGGGCGCGCGCACGATCACGACGACGTTGAACGACGGCAGCGGCACGGCAAACGGCGGCAACGATACGCTGGTGATCACCAGCACAGTGACGGTCGTCGCCGTCGACGATGCGCCGACGGCGGTCGCTGATTCCTATTCGACCAACGAGAATGCGGTTCTGAATGTCAATGCCGCTTCCGGCGTCCTCTCCAACGATACCGATCCCGACGGCGGTACCAAGACGGTAGCGAGCATTAACGGCTCCGTGGTCAATGTCGGCATTCCAGTCACGCTGGCGTCGGGTGCCAAGGTCACGCTGAACGCCGATGGCTCGCTGTCCTACGACCCCAACGGCCAGTTCAACTATCTGGTTTCGGCGGCGACGGCGGCAGCCACGGGCGCGCTCAATGCAAGCGCGACCGACAGCTTCACCTATGCCGCCAATGGCGGCAGTTCGGCGACGGTCACGGTCACGATCAACGGGGTCGACGGCGCAGGATCGGAATTGCGCGGCGATGGCGGGAACAATACAATCAACGGCACCGCGCTGGACGATTATTTCAACCTGTCGCAGGGTGGCAACGACACCGCGAACGGCGGGACCGGCAATGACGCGTTTTTCTTCGGCGCGGCGTTCACGGCAGCGGACACGGTCGATGGCGGTGCGGGCACGAACGACCAGATCGGTTTGCAGGGCAACTATTCGGGCGGCCTGACACTGGGCGCCACGACCATGACGAATATCGAGGCGCTCGCGGTCCAGCCCGGGTTCAGCTACAGCATTGTCAGCAACGACGGCAACGTCGCGGCGGGGCAGACGCTCTCGGTGTTCGGCGGCGGGCTGCTTGCGGGGAACAACTTCACTTTCAACGGGTCGGCAGAGACCGACGGCCAGTTCCGTATGTACGGCGGGCTGGGTAACGATAATTTCACCGGCGGTGCGCTCGACGACGGTTTCTATTTCGGTCCCGGCAAATGGGACAATGTGAACGACACGGTGGTCGGCGGCGGCGGGACAAACGACCAGTTGGCGCTCGACGGCAACTATACGCTGTCGATCGGCGCCAACGCCGGTGTCGAAACACTGGCACTGCTCGCCGGACCGGTCGCAACGCCCAATACGTTCAATATCACGCTGCTCGATGTGTGGACCGGCGCGGCGGCGACCAAGACGGTGTGGGGCGCGCAAGTAACGACCGCCCTGACGATCAACGGGTCGGCGGAGACCAACGGCAATCTGGTGTTCTTCGGCGGGTCGGCGTCGGACACGCTGACCGGTGGTTCGGGGGCCGACACCATCTCAGGCGGCGGCGGCGGCGATGCGCTGACCGGCGGGGCGGGAGCTGACACTTTCCGCTACGACAGCATCACCGACTCGAATGGATCGACCAACGCCACGCGTGACCGCATTCTCGGCTTCACCTCGGGGAGCGACAAGATCGACCTGTCGCGCATCGACGCGATCAACGGCGGGGCCGACGATGCGTTCAGCTTCATCGGCAGTTCGGCGTTCAGCAATGTCGCCGGGCAATTGCGCTACACCGATGCAGGCGGCGGCATCTACATCGTCGAGGGCGATGTGAACGGCGATGGCATCGCCGACTTCACGGTCAGCGTCACCACCACGCCGGCCGCACCGCCGGTCGCCACCGATTTCATCCTTTAG